In one window of Meiothermus sp. DNA:
- a CDS encoding GH1 family beta-glucosidase, producing the protein MIAFSKKDFGPGFRWGVATAAYQIEGAVNEDGRSPSIWDTFSHTPGKIKTGENGDVACDFYHRYREDIAFIREMNMQVNRFSLAWPRILPEGTGPVNPKGLDYYHRVIDRTLELGLEPWVTLYHWDLPQVLEDKGGWTNRDILGWFAEYVEVCSQAFGDKVKHWMVLNEPTVFTVLGYMQGTHAPGRKGFGNFLPAIHHAAMAQAEGGRILRAHLPDAQIGTTFSAAYVQPAGPTWLSRMAAANYDVIANRLFIEPALGLGYPWKTMPFLRLLQRHIRPGDMEKLAFDFDFIGLQTYFRQLVRFDLFTPGTFGQEIPHAERGSGELTEMGWEVWPENIYLLLKQFSAYKGVKRIIITENGAAFPDTPEGERVHDPKRLKYIQDHLAQVLRARREGVPVEGYFYWSLMDNFEWAEGYKPRFGLVYIDYPTQKRILKDSGRWFKEFLSD; encoded by the coding sequence GTGATAGCCTTTAGCAAAAAGGACTTTGGCCCCGGCTTTCGCTGGGGTGTGGCGACCGCCGCCTATCAGATTGAAGGCGCGGTGAACGAGGACGGGCGTAGTCCCTCCATCTGGGACACTTTCTCTCATACCCCAGGCAAGATTAAAACCGGCGAGAACGGCGATGTGGCCTGCGACTTCTACCACCGCTACCGAGAGGATATTGCCTTCATCCGCGAGATGAACATGCAGGTCAACCGGTTTTCCCTGGCCTGGCCGCGCATTTTGCCGGAGGGAACCGGCCCGGTCAACCCCAAAGGGCTGGATTATTACCACCGGGTTATCGACCGCACCCTCGAGCTTGGCCTCGAGCCCTGGGTTACCCTGTACCACTGGGACTTGCCGCAGGTACTGGAGGACAAGGGGGGCTGGACGAACCGGGACATTTTGGGGTGGTTTGCCGAGTACGTGGAGGTTTGCAGCCAAGCCTTTGGCGATAAGGTCAAACACTGGATGGTGCTCAACGAGCCCACGGTTTTTACCGTGCTGGGCTACATGCAGGGCACCCATGCCCCAGGCCGCAAGGGCTTTGGCAACTTTTTGCCCGCCATCCACCACGCCGCCATGGCCCAGGCCGAAGGTGGGCGCATCCTCCGTGCCCACCTGCCGGACGCCCAGATAGGCACCACCTTCTCGGCTGCCTATGTGCAGCCTGCCGGCCCCACCTGGCTCAGCCGCATGGCCGCTGCCAACTACGACGTAATTGCCAACCGGCTTTTTATTGAGCCCGCCCTGGGGCTGGGCTACCCCTGGAAAACCATGCCCTTTTTGCGCCTCTTACAGCGCCACATCCGCCCCGGCGATATGGAGAAGCTAGCCTTCGATTTCGACTTCATCGGCTTGCAGACCTACTTCCGCCAGCTGGTGCGCTTCGACCTTTTCACACCCGGCACCTTTGGCCAGGAAATACCCCACGCCGAGCGCGGCAGCGGCGAGCTTACCGAGATGGGCTGGGAGGTCTGGCCCGAGAACATCTACCTCCTGCTCAAGCAGTTCAGTGCTTACAAAGGCGTAAAGCGCATCATCATCACCGAGAACGGGGCCGCTTTCCCCGACACCCCGGAGGGGGAGCGGGTACATGACCCCAAGCGCCTGAAGTACATCCAGGACCATCTGGCCCAGGTGCTCCGGGCCAGGCGCGAGGGGGTGCCGGTAGAGGGCTACTTTTACTGGAGCCTGATGGATAACTTCGAGTGGGCCGAGGGGTACAAGCCCCGTTTTGGGCTGGTGTACATAGACTACCCCACCCAGAAGCGCATTCTGAAAGACTCCGGGCGCTGGTTCAAGGAATTCCTGTCCGACTGA
- a CDS encoding GNAT family N-acetyltransferase, translating to MEIRPERTDEYALVEQIHRLAFGGEQEARVVARVRQSPFYVPELSLVAVVEGRPVGHILFSEVGLQDEQGVMRKVAVLAPLAVHPRFQNLGAGKHLVEAGLAWLEARRAPLVLVRGHAHYYPRFGFVPSGQLGIRPPFTVAPQEYMARPLSAYTPEYRGTVRYPAAFAEVGYPVEYGL from the coding sequence ATGGAAATCCGGCCCGAACGCACCGACGAATACGCCCTGGTGGAGCAAATTCACCGCCTGGCTTTTGGCGGCGAACAGGAGGCCCGGGTGGTGGCCCGGGTGCGACAGTCGCCTTTTTATGTACCAGAACTTTCGCTGGTGGCAGTGGTGGAGGGCCGGCCCGTGGGTCACATATTGTTCAGTGAGGTGGGTTTGCAGGACGAACAGGGCGTGATGCGGAAGGTGGCGGTGCTGGCTCCTTTAGCAGTTCATCCCAGGTTTCAAAACCTGGGTGCAGGAAAACACCTGGTGGAAGCAGGTTTGGCCTGGCTGGAAGCCCGGCGGGCGCCGCTGGTGCTGGTGCGGGGCCACGCCCACTACTACCCCCGCTTCGGTTTTGTGCCCTCGGGGCAACTCGGCATCCGCCCACCGTTTACAGTGGCCCCCCAAGAATACATGGCCAGGCCGCTTTCGGCTTATACCCCCGAGTACAGGGGCACAGTGCGCTACCCGGCGGCGTTTGCCGAGGTGGGCTACCCGGTGGAGTACGGGCTATAA
- a CDS encoding VOC family protein, which translates to MTPTLALTGLNLRVQNLERQLAFYQGLLGLEVLYQQGPETTLAPTGGKFTLTLLYAPNAPLRPQPTLGLYHLALLLPSRAALAAIFRRLVEARYPHFQGASDHGVSEALYLADPEGNGLELYRDRPRKEWPFRGDRLAMVSMPLDLQALLAEAKRSEPLDPETALGHLHLHVRDLDEAQAFYQGLGLELMQGDYPGARFLAADSYHHHIGINLWARGRTAPKDATGLLSYQMAIQGQAPQTLTDPNGTQVQITSL; encoded by the coding sequence ATGACCCCAACGCTGGCGCTAACCGGGCTCAACCTGCGGGTACAGAACCTCGAGCGCCAACTGGCTTTCTACCAGGGCTTGCTGGGCCTCGAGGTTCTTTATCAGCAAGGCCCAGAGACCACCCTGGCCCCCACAGGCGGAAAATTCACCCTTACCCTGCTGTACGCGCCCAACGCCCCCCTGCGCCCCCAGCCTACCCTGGGGCTGTACCATCTGGCCCTGCTGCTGCCCAGTCGGGCCGCCCTGGCCGCTATTTTCCGACGGCTGGTGGAGGCCCGCTACCCCCACTTTCAAGGGGCTTCCGATCACGGGGTCTCGGAGGCCCTCTACCTGGCCGACCCCGAGGGCAACGGGCTCGAGCTTTACCGCGACCGACCCCGCAAAGAATGGCCCTTTCGGGGCGACCGGCTGGCGATGGTATCCATGCCGCTCGACCTGCAAGCCCTTCTCGCCGAAGCCAAACGCAGCGAACCGCTCGACCCAGAGACCGCCCTGGGGCATCTGCACCTCCACGTGCGCGACCTGGACGAAGCCCAGGCCTTCTACCAGGGGCTGGGCCTAGAGCTGATGCAGGGCGACTACCCCGGCGCCCGCTTCCTAGCCGCCGATAGCTACCACCACCATATCGGCATCAACCTGTGGGCCCGGGGCCGCACCGCCCCCAAAGACGCCACCGGGCTGCTTTCCTACCAGATGGCCATCCAGGGCCAAGCCCCCCAGACCCTGACCGATCCCAATGGAACGCAGGTTCAGATTACAAGCTTATAG
- a CDS encoding SDR family oxidoreductase → MRVFVTGGTGYLGAALLRQQPGQPWVLGASYFSGTPGLPGVAWVRLDIRDAKAVEATLARFRPVVVVHTAYSKAGPEALESITVQGSAHVAQACRNIGARLIHLSTDQVFDGEYPPYAESAPPNPITPYGRAKLRAEQVVQAILPQATIVRTSLIWGLNPVDATSQMVLEIADGKRTGGLFVDEHRSFVFVQDLASALWELVLLSHPGVLHLGGAEVLSRLEFGRLIAPLHGRDPAYLPPQSRTDFPEPRPANCALDSSLAQSMLQTRLRGVREVLDTL, encoded by the coding sequence GTGCGTGTTTTTGTAACGGGGGGGACAGGATACCTGGGGGCCGCTTTGTTGCGCCAGCAGCCTGGCCAGCCCTGGGTGCTGGGGGCCAGCTACTTTAGCGGTACCCCTGGGCTACCGGGGGTGGCGTGGGTTCGCCTGGATATTCGAGACGCTAAAGCCGTTGAGGCCACGCTGGCCCGGTTTCGCCCGGTGGTGGTCGTCCACACCGCCTACAGCAAGGCCGGCCCGGAGGCGCTCGAGTCCATTACGGTGCAGGGCAGCGCTCATGTGGCCCAGGCGTGCCGGAATATCGGGGCACGGCTCATCCACCTCTCCACCGACCAGGTGTTTGACGGCGAGTACCCGCCCTACGCCGAGTCGGCGCCGCCCAACCCCATCACCCCCTACGGTCGGGCCAAGCTCCGGGCCGAGCAAGTTGTGCAGGCCATCCTGCCCCAGGCCACCATTGTGCGCACCTCGCTCATCTGGGGCCTGAACCCTGTGGACGCGACCAGCCAGATGGTGCTGGAGATTGCCGATGGAAAGCGCACAGGGGGGCTATTTGTGGACGAGCACCGCTCCTTTGTGTTTGTGCAAGACCTGGCCAGCGCCCTGTGGGAGCTGGTTTTGCTGAGCCATCCGGGTGTGCTGCACCTGGGGGGCGCCGAGGTGCTGAGCCGGCTCGAGTTTGGCCGCTTGATTGCCCCCCTTCACGGACGTGACCCGGCCTACCTGCCGCCCCAGTCCCGTACCGACTTCCCCGAACCCCGTCCGGCCAACTGCGCCTTGGACAGCTCGCTGGCCCAGTCCATGCTCCAGACCCGCCTGCGTGGGGTGCGCGAGGTACTGGACACACTATAG
- a CDS encoding Fumble domain-containing protein, with the protein MLKLGVDFGLSNTDVVLVENDQILAHQTLKTGPASPEALRGVLHHLNVQSSELGAIASAGGLSRHLPDTFEGLPVEKISEAQAVGRGALALSGLTEALVVSAGTGTAMIAARGAEAQHFTGSAVGGGTLLGLSRLLLGTSDPLEVARLAEAGNPSGVDSTLVDVIGGGIGHLPPDATAVNFGRLVEGANPSREDLAAGLVTLVGQVIAMIAINAAQAAGLSQIVIVGHLPDLKPMRQAFERVWYFYQIEPRPLIPHLSGLATAYGAALCV; encoded by the coding sequence ATGTTGAAACTCGGCGTGGACTTTGGGCTCTCCAATACCGATGTGGTGCTGGTGGAAAACGACCAGATTCTGGCTCACCAGACCCTAAAAACCGGCCCCGCCAGCCCGGAGGCGCTCCGGGGGGTGCTCCATCACCTGAACGTGCAATCCTCTGAACTGGGGGCCATTGCCAGCGCCGGAGGTTTATCGCGCCACCTGCCCGATACCTTCGAGGGGCTTCCCGTCGAAAAAATCAGCGAGGCCCAGGCGGTAGGGCGGGGGGCCCTGGCCCTGTCCGGCCTGACCGAAGCCCTGGTAGTTTCGGCGGGCACCGGTACGGCCATGATTGCCGCCCGCGGCGCCGAGGCCCAGCACTTCACCGGCTCGGCGGTGGGGGGCGGGACCTTGCTGGGCTTGTCCCGCTTGCTGTTGGGTACCTCCGACCCCCTCGAGGTGGCCCGTCTGGCTGAAGCGGGCAACCCCAGCGGCGTGGACTCAACTCTGGTAGATGTAATTGGCGGGGGTATAGGACACCTGCCCCCCGATGCTACCGCCGTCAACTTTGGCCGGCTGGTAGAAGGAGCCAACCCCAGCCGCGAGGACCTGGCGGCGGGCCTGGTGACGCTGGTGGGGCAGGTGATCGCCATGATTGCCATCAATGCCGCACAGGCCGCCGGCCTGTCGCAGATTGTGATCGTGGGGCATCTGCCCGACCTGAAGCCCATGCGCCAGGCGTTTGAGCGGGTCTGGTACTTTTACCAGATTGAACCCAGGCCCCTCATTCCCCACCTGTCCGGACTGGCCACAGCCTACGGCGCGGCCCTCTGTGTCTAA